In Helianthus annuus cultivar XRQ/B chromosome 3, HanXRQr2.0-SUNRISE, whole genome shotgun sequence, a single window of DNA contains:
- the LOC110929979 gene encoding uncharacterized protein LOC110929979: MASNRDEPLTFLNASTSSSLGEGDSSQIGSASGSFQNEGFLGGFDGGDEDFGFSRSDFKQSPLVGTVKYYQRHVFLCYKKPQVWPPRIEAAEFDRLPRLLSAALSSRKSELKRQTRLTICEGHDGTETSNGDVLIFPDMIRYRRLTHFDVDTFVEEVLVKDGEWLPGSPEPLSGSYIFVCAHGARDKRCGVCGPALVSRFKDEIELRGYQSKVFVRPCSHIGGHKYAGNVIIFGSSNCQKVTGHWYGYVMPDDVPVLFDQHIEKGEIVDRLWRGQMGLSEEDQMKAQEQRVMANGDDMERSIEDESPVADGSCCQANGGSACCRVSNPPENAVNFNLESKINGEKKKGIKNQISISIGNKGAPTPHKVVTMPTWLETWEREDVYAALALIGAAVSVAVAYNCYRQLG; encoded by the exons aTGGCAAGTAACAGAGACGAGCCCCTAACGTTCCTGAACGCATCAAcatcatcttccttaggtgaaggAGACAGTTCTCAGATCGGCAGCGCTTCTGGAAGCTTCCAGAACGAAGGGTTTCTCGGCGGTTTCGACGGCGGCGATGAAGACTTCGGATTCTCTCGATCCGACTTCAAACAAAGTCCACTCGTAGGAACCGTCAAATACTACCAACGACACGTGTTCTTATGCTACAAGAAACCGCAAGTGTGGCCTCCTCGTATCGAAGCCGCTGAGTTTGATCGGTTGCCGAGGTTGTTGTCGGCTGCACTTTCGTCTAGAAAGAGTGAATTGAAGCGGCAG ACTCGGTTGACTATATGTGAGGGACATGATGGAACTGAAACTTCAAATGGAGATGTGTTAATCTTTCCAGACATGATCAGATACAG GAGGTTGACTCATTTTGATGTTGACACATTTGTGGAAGAAGTTCTTGTTAAAGATGGTGAATGGCTTCCTGGAAGTCCTGAGCCGCTTAGTGGATCGTATATATTTGTGTGTGCTCATGGTGCGAGGGATAAACGATGTGGCGTTTGTGGGCCTGCGCTCGTTTCTAGATTTAAAGATGAGATAGAGTTGCGTGGGTATCAAAGTAAAGTGTTTGTTCGTCCGTGTTCGCATATTGGTGGCCATAAGTATGCTGGAAATGTGATCATATTTGGGTCGAGTAACTGTCAGAAAGTCACGGGTCATTG GTATGGATATGTTATGCCTGATGATGTACCCGTGTTGTTTGACCAACACATTGAGAAAGGTGAAATTGTAGACCGCCTTTGGAG GGGGCAAATGGGGTTATCAgaagaagaccaaatgaaagctCAAGAACAAAGGGTTATGGCAAACGGTGATGACATGGAAAGAAGCATAGAAGATGAATCGCCGGTGGCGGATGGCAGTTGTTGTCAGGCAAATGGTGGTTCCGCCTGTTGTCGGGTTTCGAACCCACCTGAAAATGCAGTGAATTTCAATCTGGAATCGAAGATTAACGGTGAAAAGAAAAAGGGTATCAAGAATCAGATTTCTATCAGTATCGGTAACAAAGGTGCACCTACACCACACAAAGTTGTCACCATGCCAACATGGCTCGAGACGTGGGAGAGAGAAGATGTGTATGCGGCTCTGGCTCTTATTGGTGCTGCAGTTTCGGTTGCAGTTGCCTATAACTGCTACAGACAGTTGGGTTAA
- the LOC110929978 gene encoding WEB family protein At5g55860, whose amino-acid sequence MAAQGRQNKTDSPKVEVGEIDTSSPIRSVKDAVTLFGEGAFSGERITIKKTKARSADRVLKETKFHLAQKEIYKLKEQLKSAETTKTGALTELEQAKRTVDDLTEQLEVTNKAKEAAMKAAMNQAKQFESGVTNINDGLKQDLENTKQQYAAVFTELDAAKHELRRIRHDHETAIKEQHDSKEIMSVQETNEQEQEKAFAEKNVQKLAHKAALKESAKKLLALREQVNPEKSKDLGTERLQREMENARALDLDSLKTVTLGLDGAKDSLQKVFEEESWLKKLLECLKTELENIRKEHKELKEKETETESVVGNRNSKLPDASNETMLTFQQMISENENAKRESEEMKKKAEELKKEAEAMRVALEEAESKLKIALTEADEAKKAEIKVISERTDAAHASSSESSGSKIVISREEFEALSRKVIESEKLEATQKEILDLKAATETAMKRAEAAETCKKAAEGELKRWREREQKKAAEAVALILQETQMQQTQSLPSTPNHKQTSSPRQKMKKVLISNLSGIFHRKKAQVDAGSSPSYLPGEKPV is encoded by the exons ATGGCCGCGCAAGGCCGTCAAAACAAAACCGATTCTCCAAAAGTGGAGGTTGGAGAGATTGACACTAGTTCACCAATCCGATCTGTCAAGGATGCCGTAACTCTTTTCGGTGAAGGTGCTTTTTCAGGTGAAAGAATCACCATCAAGAAAACAAAGGCTCGTTCTGCTGAT AGGGTGTTGAAGGAAACGAAGTTCCATTTAGCACAAAAAGAGATCTACAAGTTAAAGGAACAGTTAAAGAGTGCCGAAACTACAAAAACCGGTGCACTAACTGAGCTCGAACAGGCTAAAAGAACAGTCGATGATCTGACAGAACAGCTCGAGGTTACTAACAAAGCAAAAGAGGCGGCAATGAAGGCCGCAATGAATCAAGCAAAGCAATTTGAAAGCGGAGTAACAAACATTAATGACGGATTAAAACAAGATTTGGAAAACACCAAACAACAGTATGCTGCTGTGTTTACAGAACTCGATGCTGCCAAACATGAGTTAAGAAGAATCCGTCATGATCATGAGACAGCTATTAAAGAACAACATGATTCGAAGGAGATTATGTCGGTTCAAGAAACTAAtgagcaagaacaagaaaaggCATTTGCGGAGAAAAACGTTCAAAAGTTGGCACATAAAGCTGCACTCAAAGAATCTGCGAAGAAATTACTTGCTTTACGGGAACAGGTCAACCCAGAAAAGTCAAAAGATCTTGGAACCGAAAGGTTACAAAGGGAAATGGAAAATGCGAGGGCTTTGGATCTTGATTCTTTGAAAACTGTGACATTAGGGCTTGACGGTGCTAAAGATTCATTGCAgaaagtgtttgaagaagaaAGTTGGTTAAAGAAGTTGTTGGAATGTTTAAAGACTGAGCTTGAGAACATTAGGAAAGAGCACAAAgaattgaaagagaaagaaacCGAAACCGAATCTGTTGTGGGGAATCGGAACTCAAAGTTACCGGATGCTTCTAATGAAACGATGTTGACTTTTCAACAGATGATTTCGGAGAATGAAAATGCAAAACGGGAATCagaagaaatgaagaagaaaGCTGAAGAGTTGAAGAAAGAAGCAGAAGCCATGAGGGTTGCTTTGGAAGAAGCTGAAAGTAAGCTTAAGATTGCTTTAACGGAAGCCGATGAAGCCAAAAAAGCCGAAATAAAGGTAATTTCCGAACGAACTGATGCTGCACATGCATCATCTTCCGAATCATCAGGATCTAAAATCGTGATTTCCCGAGAAGAATTTGAGGCGTTGAGTAGGAAAGTGATTGAATCAGAGAAACTAGAAGCAACCCAAAAGGAGATTCTTGATTTAAAGGCGGCAACAGAGACGGCAATGAAGCGTGCAGAGGCGGCGGAGACATGCAAGAAAGCGGCAGAAGGCGAGCTGAAAAGGTGGCGAGAGAGGGAACAGAAGAAGGCTGCAGAAGCAGTGGCACTCATACTTCAAGAAACACAAATGCAGCAAACACAGTCTTTACCGTCAACCCCAAATCACAAGCAGACTTCATCCCCGAGACAGAAGATGAAGAAGGTTCTCATCAGCAATCTCAGCGGCATATTTCACAGGAAGAAAGCACAAGTCGACGCTGGCTCGTCGCCTTCATATTTGCCCGGCGAGAAGCCTGTCTAA
- the LOC110929980 gene encoding SEC14 cytosolic factor — translation MVIITQDMIQQFQNLMEASDEPLKITFENLHQGYPTETMIRFLKARDGNISKAHSMLVDCLKWRTENEIDKILSKPIIPAEFYRSVRDSQLIGMSGYTKDGRPVIAVGVGLSTYDKASIHYYVQSHIQINEYRDRVILPSATKKFERHISTCVKVLDMTGLKLSHLNQIKLLTVISSIDDLNYPEKTDTYYIVNAPYVFSACWKVVKPLLQERTRKKVQVLSGCGKDDLLKIMDYESLPHFCRRQGSGSSRYSRNSTDEDCCFSLDHGFHRQLYNYINQQAAGIKPRAPLKQASFHVGFPEPNPTGCKIVQTIETEFHKLENQNQFTGEQNEVKTNGYEHQKETNA, via the exons ATGGTGATCATAACCCAAGATATGATCCAGCAGTTCCAGAATCTAATGGAAGCAT CTGATGAGCCACTCAAGATCACATTTGAG AACTTGCATCAAGGATATCCAACCGAGACTATGATCCGGTTTCTTAAAGCGCGAGACGGAAACATCTCCAAAGCACATAGCATG CTTGTTGATTGTCTAAAATGGAGAACTGAAAACGAGATCGACAAAATATTATCG AAACCTATAATTCCTGCAGAGTTTTATAGATCGGTGAGGGACTCGCAGCTTATCGGGATGTCGGGTTACACAAAAGAT GGGCGACCGGTTATTGCTGTTGGTGTCGGGCTCAGCACATATGACAAAGCATCT ATTCATTACTATGTTCAATCGCACATCCAGATAAATGAATACAGAGACCGTGTAATATTG cCATCTGCAACAAAAAAGTTCGAGCGACACATAAGCACATGTGTCAAAGTTCTTGATATGACTGGACTCAAACTATCGCATCTCAATCAAATCAAG TTATTGACAGTTATATCTAGCATTGATGACTTGAACTACCCAGAGAAAACCGACACTTATTATATTGTCAACGCCCCGTATGTTTTTTCAGCATGTTGGAAG GTTGTGAAACCTCTACTGCaagaaagaacaagaaaaaaggttcaGGTGCTTTCAGGCTGCGGTAAAGATGACTTGTTGAAG ATAATGGATTACGAATCTCTACCGCATTTTTGTAGAAGACAAGGGTCCGGATCATCACGTTATTCTAGAAACTCAACGGATGAAGATTGCTGTTTCTCACTGGACCACGGGTTTCACCGGCAGCTCTACAATTACATAAATCAGCAAGCTGCAGGCATTAAGCCTCGAGCCCCGCTCAAACAAGCATCATTTCATGTGGGTTTCCCTGAACCCAACCCTACCGGCTGTAAAATCGTCCAAACTATAGAGACCGAGTTCCATAAACTGGAGAACCAGAATCAGTTTACTGGTGAACAAAATGAAGTCAAGACCAATGGATATGAACATCAAAAGGAAACGAATGCGTAG
- the LOC110928082 gene encoding uncharacterized protein LOC110928082, whose amino-acid sequence MDNAFAGYQQMSNAFNQYPFNPMQMQPNMSFNPYQMQQPNMSFNPYQMQQPNMPQAPQTQIEEQDDEIEVVPETQPEPSKKKNKKGKGKKEDAPGKQMQQWTKIEEEALAKAFINSGTSPIVGNNQLSDSFWQEALDTFHGLMEQGEYRTIDSISSKWRKMNTLINRFCGFYNTTRANKPSGWNHENVFNEAVRLYENENKASFPHVRAWLVVKDHPKWKGCQNEVAQAKRAAKRSKTSESGSYSVGGSTGRCQININDEPDYEEEPIEDGERPPGRDKSKKIAAEKRKQAASGSGGGSRLEGVMAELKSFKEIFNDRQTEKVNIKKKLAEEKLKKQQEAQELEEWKIMTTDLSSYPPEDRPILQMMKDKIRKKWSGGV is encoded by the exons ATGGACAACGCTTTTGCGGGTTACCAACAAATGTCAAACGCTTTCAACCAATACCCGTTCAACCCAATGCAAATGCAACCCAACATGTCGTTCAACCCATATCAAATGCAACAACCCAACATGTCGTTCAACCCATATCAAATGCAACAACCCAACATGCCACAAGCACCTCAAACACAAATCGaggaacaagatgatgagatagaGGTTGTGCCAGAAACACAACCTGAACcttcaaaaaagaaaaataaaaagggaaAGGGTAAAAAGGAAGACGCACCGGGCAAACAAATGCAACAATGGACAAAAATTGAGGAAGAGGCGTTGGCGAAAGCATTTATTAACTCTGGAACGTCTCCTATAGTCG GTAACAATCAACTAAGCGATTCGTTTTGGCAAGAAGCCCTTGATACATTCCACGGGCTTATGGAACAAGGCGAGTACAGAACCATTGATTCTATCAGCTCGAAGTGGCGCAAGATGAATACGTTGATCAACCGCTTTTGTGGGTTTTATAACACAACGCGCGCCAACAAACCGAGTGGGTGGAaccacgaaaatgttttcaatgaAGCGGTGCGTTTATACGAAAATGAGAACAAAGCTTCTTTCCCACATGTCCGTGCTTGGCTAGTTGTAAAGGATCACCCAAAATGGAAGGGATGTCAAAATGAGGTTGCACAAGCGAAACGAGCAGCGAAACGGTCTAAAACTTCCGAGTCAGGAAGTTATAGCGTTGGAGGATCAACCGGTCGTTGCCAAATAAATATCAACGACGAGCCCGACTATGAGGAGGAGCCGATTGAAGATGGAGAACGTCCCCCAGGAAGGGACAAAAGTAAAAAAATAGCGGCTGAAAAAAGGAAACAAGCCGCATCAGGAAGTGGTGGTGGTTCGAGGTTGGAAGGTGTTATGGCGGAGTTAAAATCATTCAAGGAAATCTTTAACGACAGGCAAACCGAGAAggtaaatattaaaaaaaaactagccGAGGAGAAGCTAAAAAAGCAACAAGAAGCGCAGGAGTTAGAGGAATGGAAAATAATGACCACCGACCTTAGCTCCTATCCACCGGAAGACCGTCCTATTTTACAAATGATGAAGGACAAAATTAGGAAAAAATGGAGTGGGGGAGTGTAG